The proteins below come from a single Alnus glutinosa chromosome 9, dhAlnGlut1.1, whole genome shotgun sequence genomic window:
- the LOC133877547 gene encoding G-type lectin S-receptor-like serine/threonine-protein kinase LECRK1, producing the protein MAIKTKVDVYSYGVMLLEIICCRRSVEMDACEEEKAIWTDWAYDCYREETLDALVEYDGQALDDRKNLEGFVMVAFWCIQEDPSLRPTMRRVIQMLEGVVEVLIPPCPFPFTK; encoded by the coding sequence ATGGCGATCAAAACCAAGGTGGATGTTTATAGCTACGGTGTTATGCTGCTAGAGATAATTTGTTGCAGAAGAAGCGTAGAAATGGATGCCTGTGAGGAGGAGAAAGCAATTTGGACTGATTGGGCTTATGACTGCTATCGGGAAGAAACTTTAGATGCTCTGGTTGAATATGATGGGCAGGCCTTGGACGACAGAAAGAATCTGGAGGGATTTGTGATGGTTGCCTTTTGGTGTATTCAAGAAGACCCTTCTCTTAGGCCTACCATGAGGAGGGTTATCCAGATGCTTGAGGGAGTTGTTGAAGTGCTTATTCCACCATGCCCATTCCCCTTCACTAAGTAA
- the LOC133877646 gene encoding G-type lectin S-receptor-like serine/threonine-protein kinase RLK1, with product MAFSLAHTLFFFLLLLPPFSVAQTNGKITVGSSLSTNDDSSWLSASGHFAFGFRQFNSTDFFLLSIWYNKVPDRTIVWHANGDKPAPRGSKVEIEDRGLALTGPQGEDLWTSQSLTGVAVFGVMNDTGNFVLEDGNFNKVWESFQNPTDTILPTQIMERGGALSSRQSETNFSKGKFQLRFDQDGNLALNTINLPTDEPNPPFYQPESTAGKQLVFNESGYFYILKENDERITLAQGSLSTGNLYFRVTLNFDGILALYSHPKTSTGNESWTAIWSKPDNICLAPVDAVSSMTGVCGYNSICKLNPQDKRPTCECPRRYTLLDPNDPYGSCKPDFIQLGCKEDEVNSQQDLYYLEQLTNTNWPFSDYNKLTAFSEEKCRNSCLQDCMCAVAVFSTNNICWKKKLPLSFGRFDENDGGKVFIKVRNGNSTLPGPSFPNPRNEPVQKKKNQDGLILVVSVLLGCSVFVIFILIGATCHGFFYKKKVSEIDRNGSVLQMNLRCLTYKELLEATDGFKEELGRGAFGIVYKGALRMGSNVLPVAVKKLNSAAQEKEMEFKAEVEIIGKTHHKNLVRLIGFCDEGAQRLLVYEFLSKGTLAGFLFGDLKPNWKQRVQIAFGIARGLSYLHEECRTQIIHCDIKPQNILLDEYYNAQICDFGVAKLLMMDQSQTQTAVRGTKGYVAPEWFRNMPITAKVDVYSFGVMLLEIICCRRSVLVESNSEDEAILTDWAYDCFREGTLDVLVEYNMEALDDMEKLERFVKVAIWCIQEGPSLRPTMRKVMHMLEGVVDVPIPPCPSPFTTT from the coding sequence ATGGCTTTTTCTCTTGCTCATACTCTGTTTTTCTTCCTACTTCTGCTACCACCTTTTTCTGTTGCTCAAACCAATGGTAAAATAACTGTGGGCAGTTCTCTGTCTACAAATGATGACTCTTCATGGCTTTCTGCTTCTGGTCATTTTGCCTTTGGCTTTCGCCAGTTCAACAGCACAGATTTCTTCTTGCTTTCTATTTGGTACAACAAGGTACCGGACAGAACCATAGTTTGGCATGCAAATGGAGATAAGCCTGCTCCGAGGGGATCAAAGGTGGAGATTGAGGATCGTGGCCTAGCGCTTACTGGCCCTCAAGGCGAAGATTTATGGACCTCTCAGAGCCTTACTGGTGTTGCTGTCTTTGGTGTAATGAACGATACAGGCAACTTTGTTCTCGAAGATGGCAATTTCAACAAGGTATGGGAAAGCTTCCAGAATCCTACTGATACCATCTTGCCTACACAGATTATGGAAAGAGGAGGGGCGCTTTCTTCCCGACAGTCAGAGACCAACTTTTCCAAGGGAAAGTTCCAGCTACGCTTCGATCAGGACGGTAATCTTGCGCTCAATACCATAAACTTGCCCACAGATGAACCAAATCCACCTTTTTACCAACCAGAAAGCACTGCTGGTAAGCAATTGGTCTTCAATGAGTCTGGCTACTTTTATATCCTAAAAGAGAATGACGAACGCATCACCCTCGCACAGGGAAGTCTCTCAACTGGgaatttatattttagagttacccTAAACTTTGATGGAATTTTAGCTCTGTATTCTCACCCAAAGACTTCCACAGGCAATGAAAGCTGGACCGCCATTTGGTCTAAACCTGATAATATTTGCCTGGCTCCTGTGGATGCTGTTAGTTCAATGACCGGTGTTTGTGGGTATAACAGTATCTGCAAACTCAACCCACAAGATAAAAGGCCGACGTGTGAATGCCCAAGAAGATACACTTTACTCGATCCAAACGATCCGTATGGAAGCTGCAAGCCAGACTTCATACAGCTCGGATGCAAAGAAGATGAAGTTAATTCCCAACAAGATCTGTATTATTTAGAGCAACTAACAAATACTAATTGGCCATTCTCAGATTACAATAAGTTAACGGCTTTTTCTGAAGAGAAATGCAGAAATTCTTGCTTGCAAGATTGCATGTGTGCTGTTGCAGTATTTTCGACCAACAATATCTGTTGGAAGAAGAAGCTACCACTCTCCTTTGGGAGATTTGACGAAAATGATGGGGGGAAGGTTTTTATCAAAGTTAGGAATGGTAATTCCACACTACCTGGTCCTTCTTTCCCAAATCCACGCAATGAGCCAgtgcaaaagaagaagaaccaggaCGGTTTGATCCTTGTAGTGTCAGTGCTTCTGGGCTGCTCTGTGTTTGTTATCTTTATATTGATTGGCGCTACTTGTCATGGATTTTTCTACAAAAAGAAAGTTAGCGAAATTGACAGAAATGGGTCTGTCTTGCAAATGAATTTGCGTTGCCTTACATACAAAGAGCTTCTAGAGGCTACAGATGGGTTCAAGGAAGAATTGGGAAGAGGAGCTTTCGGTATTGTTTACAAAGGGGCGCTAAGGATGGGTTCTAATGTACTTCCTGTGGCAGTCAAGAAGTTAAATAGCGCTGCACAAGAGAAAGAGATGGAATTTAAAGCTGAAGTGGAAATTATTGGTAAGACACATCACAAGAATCTGGTTAGACTGATTGGATTTTGTGATGAGGGCGCGCAACGGTTACTGGTATACGAGTTCTTGAGTAAGGGAACTTTAGCAGGTTTCCTTTTTGGAGACTTGAAACCAAATTGGAAGCAAAGAGTCCAAATTGCTTTTGGGATTGCGAGAGGACTCTCGTATTTACATGAAGAGTGCAGAACTCAGATTATCCACTGCGACATAAAGCCTCAGAACATACTTCTCGATGAATATTACAACGCTCAAATTTGTGACTTTGGAGTAGCAAAGCTTTTGATGATGGATCAGAGCCAAACTCAAACCGCCGTTAGAGGAACAAAAGGGTATGTTGCACCTGAATGGTTTAGGAACATGCCAATCACGGCTAAAGTTGATGTGTACAGCTTTGGTGTTATGCTGCTAGAGATCATTTGTTGTCGGAGAAGCGTACTTGTAGAATCTAACAGTGAGGATGAAGCAATTTTAACTGATTGGGCTTATGACTGCTTTCGAGAAGGAACATTAGATGTTCTGGTAGAATATAACATGGAGGCCTTGGATGACATGGAGAAGCTAGAGAGGTTTGTCAAGGTTGCCATTTGGTGTATTCAAGAAGGGCCATCTCTTAGACCCACTATGAGGAAGGTTATGCATATGCTTGAAGGTGTTGTTGATGTACCTATTCCACCATGTCCATCTCCCTTTACCACTACATGA